From the Pseudomonadota bacterium genome, one window contains:
- a CDS encoding GAF domain-containing protein, whose protein sequence is MEIPIRVLIIEDSEDDTLLIVHQLERAGYKLTYERVETADAMHEALERETWDIIISDYNMPHFNGLEALKLYKEKGLDIPFIIVSGAIGEEIAATATVSSGAHDYVMKSNLSRLVPAIQRELREAESKRERKLTEQELLLTDIRQEALLKLYQMADIPLDTITGFVVEECLKMTGSEIAFIGYINEDETIMHTHLWSKKAMKQWMKQCSVDGKPVKFPLEQAGLWGEAIRQKKPIIVNNYSEPNPYKRGYPEGHLSLVRFMSVPLIDRNRVVLVAGVANKKEPYTGSDITHTSLLLEGMWNYIQRRKAEDGVRTSEQKYRSIFENSVEGIFQTSPEGQFLNINPSYARMTGYAS, encoded by the coding sequence ATGGAAATACCCATTCGTGTTTTGATTATTGAAGATTCTGAAGATGATACACTGCTTATTGTCCACCAACTCGAACGCGCTGGTTACAAGCTGACCTATGAACGGGTGGAAACCGCCGATGCCATGCACGAGGCCCTTGAGAGAGAGACATGGGACATCATCATATCCGATTATAATATGCCTCATTTCAATGGTCTTGAAGCGCTCAAGCTGTACAAAGAGAAGGGGCTGGATATCCCCTTTATCATCGTTTCAGGCGCTATCGGTGAAGAGATAGCAGCAACAGCAACGGTATCATCAGGCGCCCACGACTATGTGATGAAAAGCAATCTCTCACGCCTTGTTCCTGCTATTCAGAGGGAACTCAGGGAGGCAGAATCAAAAAGGGAACGCAAGCTTACAGAGCAAGAACTCCTCCTCACCGACATACGACAGGAAGCACTCCTGAAACTTTACCAGATGGCAGATATCCCTCTGGACACGATTACCGGTTTTGTTGTGGAGGAGTGCCTGAAAATGACCGGGAGCGAGATAGCGTTTATCGGCTATATAAATGAAGACGAGACCATCATGCATACCCACCTGTGGTCCAAAAAGGCGATGAAGCAGTGGATGAAGCAGTGTTCCGTAGACGGGAAGCCCGTCAAGTTCCCTCTTGAACAGGCCGGGTTATGGGGTGAGGCTATAAGGCAGAAAAAGCCCATTATCGTAAACAACTACTCAGAGCCCAACCCTTACAAAAGGGGCTACCCAGAAGGACATCTCTCCCTGGTGCGCTTTATGAGCGTCCCGCTCATTGATAGAAACCGTGTTGTACTTGTTGCCGGTGTTGCAAACAAGAAAGAACCGTATACCGGATCAGATATCACGCATACTTCTTTACTTTTAGAAGGCATGTGGAACTACATTCAACGGAGAAAGGCAGAGGATGGAGTCCGTACAAGCGAACAAAAATACCGCTCCATATTTGAAAACTCCGTGGAGGGCATCTTCCAGACCTCGCCGGAAGGACAATTCCTCAATATCAATCCATCTTATGCCCGAATGACCGGATACGCATCAC